The Hippoglossus hippoglossus isolate fHipHip1 chromosome 2, fHipHip1.pri, whole genome shotgun sequence genome includes a region encoding these proteins:
- the LOC117777873 gene encoding receptor activity-modifying protein 1-like, whose amino-acid sequence MAPERGTLLTAGGLLLLLLAVLVVPSASGCNRGFYERMINDFCFTKFELDMGGVERGLWCSWPDTMETYEALTNCSYQVALRMDCYWPNQVVDRFFVHIHQIYFQDCALTGRLLHDPPVGILGPFIAVPVLVTLLMTALVVWRSKRTEGVL is encoded by the exons ATGGCTCCGGAGCGCGGGACCCTCCTCACAGcgggggggctgctgctgctgctgctggctg TTCTCGTCGTTCCGTCGGCGTCCGGCTGTAACCGAGGTTTCTACGAGCGGATGATCAATGATTTCTGTTTCACCAAGTTCGAGTTGGACATGGGAGGAGTGGAGCGCGGCCTGTGGTGCAGCTGGCCCGACACCATGGA gacgTACGAGGCGCTGACGAACTGCAGCTACCAGGTGGCGCTGAGGATGGACTGCTATTGGCCCAATCAGGTGGTCGACCGCTTCTTCGTGCACATCCATCAGATCTACTTCCAGGACTGCGCCCTCACCGGTCGCCTCCTGCACGACCCCCCCGTCGGCATCCTCGGGCCCTTCATCGCCGTGCCCGTCCTGGTCACGCTGCTCATGACCGCCCTGGTGGTGTGGAGGAGTAAACGCACCGAGGGGGTGCTATGA